AACTTTAAAGGACGGCAGGGATCATCCTCAGGACGCACGCTCTTGATGAGTCCGGCGATGGTGGCAGCGGCAGCGATCGCTGGCCATGTCACCGATGTGCGCAGCGTCCTGTAGAGACTGTCCAGTCTTGATCCCAGCTTGTATTCCCACATTTATCCCTTGGAGATACCCATGACTATTGTCCAAACCCACACCGGCCGCGCCCTGCCCCTCACCGGTAACGATATTGATACCGATCGGATCATTCCCGCCCGCTTCTTGCGCTGCGTCACCTTCGATGGTCTCGGAGCCCACGCCTTTGAAGACGATCGCCAACAGTTGAACGGTCAACATGCCTTCGACCAAGATGTTTACCAAGGAGCCACGGTGCTGGTGGTCAATCGCAACTTCGGCTGCGGTTCGTCGCGGGAACATGCTCCCCAGGCGCTAGCCAAGTGGGGCATTCAAGCGCTGATTGGTGAAAGCTTTGCAGAAATTTTCTTTGGCAACTGCGTGGCCATGGGCATCCCCTGTGTCACCGCTGCGTCCGATGATGTCACCCGTTTGCAGGAAGCGATCGCTGCTGATC
The window above is part of the Candidatus Obscuribacterales bacterium genome. Proteins encoded here:
- the leuD gene encoding 3-isopropylmalate dehydratase small subunit — translated: MTIVQTHTGRALPLTGNDIDTDRIIPARFLRCVTFDGLGAHAFEDDRQQLNGQHAFDQDVYQGATVLVVNRNFGCGSSREHAPQALAKWGIQALIGESFAEIFFGNCVAMGIPCVTAASDDVTRLQEAIAADPQLAVTVDLTNLTASYGDQSMAITIGEGVRQMFLAGTWDACGQLVAQAEQ